In Neisseriaceae bacterium CLB008, one genomic interval encodes:
- the folE2 gene encoding GTP cyclohydrolase FolE2, with protein sequence MNAIPDIQSSKDLRNLPINQVGIKGLRMPVAIQSKEGSQQTVGLFAMTVRLPADQKGTHMSRFVALLEDNQQPLNFDSFTQLTHDMLGKLDSDAGKIEVSMPFFRQKTAPVSGIKSLLDYDVTLVGEVKDGAYSHRLKVLIPVTSLCPCSKQISQYGAHNQRSHVTLDITTTANVAIEDLIDMVEAQASCQLYGLLKRPDEKYVTERAYENPKFVEDMVRDIAAELRKLSTVTAFVVESENFESIHNHSAYAYIQYP encoded by the coding sequence ATGAATGCCATTCCAGACATCCAAAGCAGCAAAGATTTAAGAAACTTACCGATCAATCAAGTGGGCATTAAAGGGTTACGCATGCCCGTTGCCATTCAAAGTAAAGAAGGCAGCCAGCAAACCGTCGGCCTTTTCGCCATGACGGTACGCCTACCTGCCGACCAAAAAGGCACCCACATGTCGCGCTTTGTGGCTCTTTTAGAAGACAATCAACAGCCGCTTAACTTTGACAGCTTTACGCAGTTAACCCACGACATGCTGGGCAAGCTGGACTCTGACGCAGGTAAAATTGAAGTCAGCATGCCGTTTTTCCGTCAAAAAACCGCGCCCGTGTCCGGCATTAAAAGCCTATTGGACTACGACGTGACCTTAGTCGGCGAAGTCAAAGACGGCGCCTATAGTCATCGTTTAAAAGTATTGATTCCGGTAACCAGCCTGTGCCCTTGCTCTAAGCAAATCTCACAATACGGCGCCCACAATCAACGCTCACACGTCACCTTAGACATCACCACCACCGCCAATGTGGCGATCGAAGACTTAATCGACATGGTGGAAGCACAGGCCTCTTGCCAGCTCTACGGCCTGTTAAAACGCCCAGACGAAAAATACGTCACCGAGCGTGCTTATGAAAACCCTAAATTCGTAGAAGACATGGTCCGCGACATTGCGGCCGAACTTCGTAAGCTTTCTACAGTCACAGCATTTGTTGTTGAAAGTGAAAACTTCGAATCCATTCATAACCACTCCGCTTATGCGTACATACAATATCCATGA
- the prmB gene encoding 50S ribosomal protein L3 N(5)-glutamine methyltransferase, which yields MTDVVVEATPELFIQAQQHLKTIADVLRFAVSQFNQAELHFGHGTDNAHDEAAYLILHTLDLPLDRLEPYLGATLLPDELNLLLHLIERRVTEHVPVAYLTNQAWQGEFDFYVDERVLVPRSFIYELLGEPLSPWIEHAELVHNALDLCTGSGCLAIQMAHHYPDAHIDAVDLSLDALEVASINIQDYHLDEQISLIHTDLFEGIEDTYDLIISNPPYVDAPSVDELPDEYLHEPEMALGSGEDGLDATRQIIDQAAKFLNPRGVLLVEIGHNRDVLEAAYPELPFTWMETASGDGFVFLLTREDLLPPGY from the coding sequence ATGACTGACGTTGTCGTAGAAGCCACTCCAGAACTCTTCATCCAAGCCCAGCAGCATTTAAAAACCATTGCCGACGTACTGCGTTTTGCGGTTAGCCAATTCAATCAGGCCGAACTGCATTTTGGCCACGGCACCGACAACGCTCATGACGAAGCCGCCTATTTAATTTTGCATACCCTGGACTTACCCTTGGATCGGCTAGAGCCTTATTTAGGTGCCACCTTATTGCCAGACGAATTAAACCTCTTGCTCCACCTCATCGAGCGCCGCGTCACTGAGCATGTGCCCGTTGCCTATTTAACCAACCAAGCTTGGCAAGGTGAATTCGACTTTTACGTGGATGAGCGCGTTTTAGTGCCTCGCTCGTTCATCTACGAGCTATTGGGTGAGCCCCTCAGCCCGTGGATTGAGCATGCAGAACTGGTACACAACGCCCTTGATCTGTGCACCGGCAGCGGCTGCCTGGCGATTCAAATGGCCCACCATTATCCAGATGCCCACATCGACGCCGTCGACCTAAGCCTCGATGCGCTGGAGGTCGCCAGCATCAACATTCAAGATTATCATTTGGATGAGCAAATCAGCCTCATCCACACCGATTTATTTGAAGGCATCGAAGACACTTACGACTTAATCATTTCCAACCCACCCTATGTGGACGCGCCATCGGTTGACGAATTACCTGATGAATACCTACACGAGCCGGAAATGGCCTTAGGCTCTGGTGAGGATGGCCTAGACGCCACCCGTCAAATCATCGACCAAGCGGCTAAGTTCTTAAACCCTCGCGGCGTGCTGCTGGTCGAAATTGGCCACAACCGTGACGTTTTAGAAGCGGCCTACCCTGAGCTGCCGTTCACTTGGATGGAAACCGCCAGCGGCGATGGCTTTGTGTTCTTATTAACCCGCGAAGACCTCTTGCCACCAGGCTATTAA
- the arcC gene encoding carbamate kinase, which produces MKVVIALGGNALQKRGEVMSAQNQRANVVIACQQLAKVHGLGHQMVLAHGNGPQVGLLGLQNDAYSRYVDPKVTPYPLDVLGAETQGMIGYMLAQELANHLPTDSHICNLLTQTVVAQDDPAFQNPTKFVGPVYNQAEAEQLAAEQGWQIKADGAYFRRVVASPLPQAINELAQIKLLIDNQVIVIAVGGGGIPVLKNQGQLTGVEAVIDKDLASGLLAHNIDAEYFIIATDVAAVMVNWGTPEQKAIRYAHPDALMAMDFASGSMGPKVAAACAFAKASSQTAVIGALEDITEMLAQGAGTLISTQFDGITYA; this is translated from the coding sequence ATGAAAGTAGTGATTGCCTTAGGCGGAAATGCCTTACAAAAACGTGGTGAAGTCATGAGCGCGCAAAACCAACGCGCCAACGTCGTCATCGCCTGCCAACAGCTGGCGAAAGTACATGGTCTTGGCCACCAAATGGTTTTGGCCCACGGCAACGGCCCCCAAGTGGGCCTATTAGGCCTGCAAAATGATGCCTATAGCCGCTACGTCGACCCTAAGGTCACGCCTTATCCGCTCGACGTTCTAGGCGCTGAAACCCAAGGCATGATTGGCTATATGCTGGCACAAGAGTTGGCCAATCATCTGCCTACCGACAGTCACATCTGCAACCTTTTAACCCAAACCGTGGTGGCTCAAGATGATCCTGCCTTTCAAAACCCCACCAAGTTTGTTGGCCCTGTTTACAATCAGGCCGAGGCCGAACAGCTGGCCGCCGAGCAAGGCTGGCAAATCAAAGCCGACGGCGCCTATTTTCGCCGCGTGGTGGCCAGCCCACTACCGCAAGCGATTAATGAATTAGCCCAAATTAAGCTACTCATTGACAATCAAGTGATTGTGATTGCCGTGGGCGGCGGCGGCATTCCTGTGCTGAAAAATCAAGGCCAGCTGACCGGCGTTGAAGCCGTCATCGACAAAGATTTAGCTTCTGGCCTCTTGGCCCACAATATCGACGCTGAATACTTCATCATTGCCACCGATGTGGCCGCCGTCATGGTGAACTGGGGCACGCCAGAGCAAAAAGCCATTCGCTACGCTCATCCCGATGCCCTAATGGCCATGGATTTTGCCAGCGGCAGCATGGGGCCGAAAGTGGCAGCGGCTTGTGCCTTCGCCAAAGCATCTAGCCAAACCGCCGTCATTGGCGCTCTAGAAGACATCACCGAGATGCTGGCCCAAGGTGCGGGCACCCTCATCAGCACCCAGTTTGACGGCATCACCTACGCCTAA
- the leuC gene encoding 3-isopropylmalate dehydratase large subunit: MNPNTLYDKLWHSHVVQEEADGTVLLYIDRHLVHEVTSPQAFEGLKMANRPLWRKNSIVATADHNTPTDHWDEGIKDPISKLQVDTLNDNILSFGALAYFPFKDEGQGIVHVMGPEQGATLPGMTVVCGDSHTSTHGAFGALAHGIGTSEVEHVMATQCITAKKSKNMMIKVNGQLGAGVTAKDMALYIIGQIGTAGGTGYAIEFAGSAVQDLSMEGRMTLCNMAIEAGARSGLVAVDQKTIDYVQGRPFAPSAEHWDQAVAYWRTLVSDEGAHFDRVIELEAADIAPQVTWGTSPEMVLSIDQAVPNPAQATDATKEQGITRALQYMGLEADAPINQVPVDVVFIGSCTNGRIEDLREAAVVAKGRHKADSVKRVMIVPGSGLVKKQAEAEGLDVIFKEAGFEWREPGCSMCLAMNADRLAPQERCASTSNRNFEGRQGNGGRTHLVSPAMAAAAAVCGHFVDVRTLIN, from the coding sequence ATGAACCCAAATACGCTATACGACAAACTTTGGCACAGCCATGTGGTGCAAGAAGAAGCTGATGGCACCGTGCTTTTGTACATTGATAGACATCTTGTCCACGAGGTAACCAGTCCTCAAGCTTTCGAAGGCTTAAAAATGGCGAATCGTCCGTTATGGCGTAAGAACAGCATTGTCGCAACCGCCGATCACAACACCCCAACCGACCACTGGGATGAGGGCATTAAGGATCCGATTTCCAAACTACAGGTAGATACTCTAAACGACAATATTTTGTCTTTTGGCGCACTGGCCTACTTCCCCTTTAAAGATGAAGGCCAAGGCATTGTCCACGTCATGGGCCCAGAACAAGGCGCAACCTTGCCAGGCATGACCGTGGTGTGTGGTGATTCGCATACCTCTACCCACGGTGCTTTTGGCGCTTTGGCCCACGGCATCGGCACCAGCGAAGTCGAACACGTGATGGCTACGCAGTGCATCACCGCCAAGAAGTCTAAAAACATGATGATTAAGGTCAACGGCCAACTCGGCGCCGGCGTGACCGCCAAAGACATGGCCCTATACATCATTGGCCAAATTGGCACCGCTGGCGGCACAGGCTACGCGATTGAGTTTGCCGGCAGCGCCGTACAAGACCTCAGCATGGAAGGCCGCATGACCCTCTGCAATATGGCCATTGAAGCGGGCGCCCGTTCTGGCCTAGTGGCAGTAGACCAAAAAACCATAGACTACGTACAAGGCCGCCCTTTCGCCCCAAGCGCAGAGCACTGGGATCAAGCCGTTGCCTACTGGCGCACCTTGGTTTCTGACGAAGGTGCCCACTTTGATCGCGTCATCGAACTTGAAGCTGCCGACATCGCACCGCAAGTAACCTGGGGCACATCACCAGAAATGGTGTTGTCGATTGACCAAGCCGTCCCCAACCCAGCTCAGGCCACCGACGCAACCAAAGAGCAAGGCATTACCCGCGCCCTACAGTATATGGGCCTAGAAGCAGATGCGCCGATCAATCAAGTGCCGGTTGACGTGGTGTTTATTGGCTCTTGCACCAATGGCCGCATTGAAGACTTGCGCGAAGCCGCCGTTGTGGCCAAGGGTCGCCACAAGGCTGATTCGGTGAAACGAGTGATGATTGTGCCCGGCTCTGGCCTAGTGAAAAAACAGGCTGAAGCAGAAGGCCTTGACGTGATTTTTAAAGAAGCGGGTTTTGAATGGCGTGAGCCTGGCTGCTCTATGTGCTTGGCCATGAATGCCGACCGCCTCGCGCCGCAAGAGCGCTGCGCCTCAACCTCAAACCGTAACTTTGAAGGCCGTCAAGGTAATGGCGGGCGCACTCATTTGGTTAGCCCAGCCATGGCAGCAGCAGCGGCCGTATGCGGCCACTTTGTGGATGTACGCACCCTAATCAACTAA
- the dsbD gene encoding protein-disulfide reductase DsbD, with protein MIKLLKHSSQAVTLLFFGLFAWSFAQANVNPDDLLPPEKAFIPTLTNTAEGVKVHFDVADGYYLYQAQVSVNTDEPDLIGAPSFSDGVTKTDEFFGTQTVFYQDAVVNYPYLKPNQANYYTLTLGYQGCSDLGICYPPTKKTYKVNTVGVITAEGEAQSNGKSPFFLGSDNAATGSDDFALSRDTLTKSLLAFFIAGMGLSFTACMYPLLPIVSSIIVGDQGNASKKRGLTLSFIYVQGLALTYTVVGVIAGLTGALLTVWLQQPAVVLTSALLLVILALGMFGVYQLQMPSWIQNYFSQKTQNLSGGKITSVFAMGMFSALIIGPCVAPPLAFALGYIGQTGDAALGGIALYALALGMGVPLMLVGTFGKQIMPKAGYWMDTVKYFFGLAILATAVYLSTAFLPYYLVIALYALLLLAGGVLFLRSGLKIGAKHTTGFVILVIGAALSIGSVYFVYQSLNQHTTTMHRFLNLYGKHETPAGHKFTDVAELKETMTMALEEQPDQPILLDFYADWCVTCIEMENLTLNQPKVSEAIDMKRFFTVDVTANTPEHQALLKEYGLFGPPGIFIIKADGSKSQPLLGFANVDEFIQWYEDFI; from the coding sequence ATGATTAAACTACTGAAGCACTCGTCACAAGCCGTCACGCTCCTGTTTTTCGGCCTATTCGCCTGGTCTTTTGCACAAGCCAACGTCAATCCTGATGATTTGCTGCCGCCAGAGAAAGCTTTTATACCAACCCTAACCAATACGGCCGAGGGCGTGAAGGTGCACTTTGACGTCGCTGATGGTTATTACCTCTACCAGGCTCAGGTATCGGTCAACACCGACGAACCTGACCTAATAGGGGCACCCAGCTTTAGCGATGGCGTCACCAAAACCGACGAGTTCTTCGGGACCCAAACCGTCTTCTACCAAGACGCCGTGGTCAACTACCCCTACCTTAAGCCCAATCAAGCTAATTACTACACTTTGACCTTGGGCTATCAAGGCTGTTCCGACTTAGGCATTTGCTATCCGCCCACGAAAAAGACTTATAAGGTTAATACCGTGGGGGTGATCACTGCCGAAGGCGAAGCCCAAAGCAACGGTAAAAGCCCTTTTTTTTTAGGTAGTGATAACGCCGCCACCGGCAGCGATGATTTTGCGTTATCACGCGATACCCTCACCAAAAGCCTGCTGGCGTTTTTCATCGCCGGCATGGGCTTAAGCTTTACCGCTTGTATGTACCCCCTGTTACCCATTGTCTCCAGCATCATCGTAGGCGACCAAGGCAACGCCAGCAAAAAGCGTGGCCTGACTCTGTCCTTCATCTACGTTCAAGGCCTGGCCTTAACCTATACCGTCGTCGGCGTCATCGCCGGCCTCACCGGTGCTTTATTAACCGTGTGGCTACAGCAGCCTGCCGTAGTGTTAACCAGCGCGTTACTGCTGGTCATCTTAGCCTTAGGCATGTTTGGCGTGTACCAACTGCAAATGCCTTCTTGGATTCAAAACTATTTCAGCCAAAAAACCCAAAACCTAAGCGGTGGCAAAATCACTTCCGTATTTGCCATGGGCATGTTTTCGGCCTTAATCATCGGCCCTTGCGTGGCGCCCCCTCTGGCTTTTGCCTTGGGCTATATTGGCCAAACCGGTGATGCGGCTCTGGGCGGCATTGCCCTATACGCTTTGGCATTAGGCATGGGCGTACCGCTGATGCTGGTGGGCACCTTCGGTAAGCAAATCATGCCTAAAGCCGGCTACTGGATGGACACGGTAAAATATTTCTTCGGCCTGGCCATTTTGGCGACAGCGGTTTACCTGTCTACCGCCTTCCTACCTTACTATCTGGTGATTGCGCTCTATGCACTCTTACTGCTGGCTGGTGGGGTATTGTTCCTGCGCAGCGGCTTGAAAATTGGCGCCAAACACACCACCGGTTTTGTGATCTTGGTGATCGGCGCAGCCTTGAGCATAGGCTCGGTTTATTTTGTTTATCAGAGCCTGAACCAACACACCACCACCATGCACCGCTTCCTTAATCTGTACGGCAAGCACGAAACCCCTGCGGGGCATAAATTTACCGACGTCGCCGAACTCAAAGAAACCATGACCATGGCCTTAGAGGAACAGCCTGACCAGCCTATTTTGTTGGATTTTTATGCCGACTGGTGCGTGACCTGCATTGAAATGGAAAACCTAACCCTCAATCAGCCTAAAGTGTCTGAGGCCATCGACATGAAGCGCTTCTTTACCGTTGACGTCACCGCCAACACGCCAGAACATCAGGCGTTGCTGAAAGAATATGGCTTGTTTGGCCCACCCGGCATTTTCATCATCAAGGCCGACGGCAGCAAAAGCCAACCCTTACTCGGCTTTGCCAATGTAGATGAGTTCATTCAGTGGTATGAAGACTTTATTTAA
- a CDS encoding cytochrome b/b6 domain-containing protein: MHTKVRVWDAPTRLFHWLLAFSIPAMWWTATTGGPWLAWHKRLGLVVCALIIFRILWGFGGSQTARFSNFLTGKSGMQRYLKGQMPEHEQPGHNPVGALSVVALLGMVIAQLVTGLFAPDNNTWLNPGYLNHLVSESTANSMYRVHLTLFWVLVGLIAAHIVAVFAYLLIKKHNLIRPMITGFKQLSQPVNPPLKFAGWGMFLLCVAISAAVVYLIANA; this comes from the coding sequence ATGCACACCAAAGTACGCGTCTGGGATGCACCCACCCGTCTTTTTCACTGGCTATTGGCCTTCAGTATTCCAGCTATGTGGTGGACGGCCACCACGGGCGGCCCTTGGTTAGCCTGGCATAAACGCCTAGGCTTAGTGGTTTGTGCCCTGATTATTTTCCGTATTTTATGGGGGTTTGGCGGCAGCCAAACCGCTCGCTTCAGCAATTTTCTAACCGGTAAAAGCGGCATGCAGCGCTATTTGAAAGGCCAGATGCCCGAACACGAGCAACCAGGCCACAACCCCGTCGGCGCCCTAAGCGTGGTGGCACTTCTGGGCATGGTCATTGCTCAGCTGGTGACTGGCCTCTTCGCACCAGACAACAACACTTGGCTCAACCCTGGTTATTTAAACCACTTAGTCAGCGAATCCACCGCCAACAGCATGTACCGTGTTCACCTCACCTTATTTTGGGTGCTGGTTGGCTTGATTGCAGCCCATATTGTGGCCGTGTTTGCCTATCTTCTCATCAAGAAGCACAATCTGATCCGCCCCATGATTACAGGCTTTAAACAGCTGAGCCAGCCGGTTAACCCACCGCTTAAGTTTGCTGGCTGGGGCATGTTTCTTCTCTGCGTTGCCATCAGTGCGGCCGTGGTCTACCTGATTGCCAATGCCTGA
- a CDS encoding entericidin A/B family lipoprotein, producing the protein MKKTILLLCTAAFILTGCNTISGVGKDIKGGGQAIENAGGK; encoded by the coding sequence ATGAAAAAAACAATCTTGTTACTTTGTACAGCAGCCTTTATTTTAACCGGTTGCAACACCATTTCTGGTGTGGGTAAAGACATTAAAGGTGGCGGCCAAGCCATCGAAAATGCGGGCGGCAAATAA
- the hpnC gene encoding squalene synthase HpnC, with product MSINHYENFPVGSFILPRRLRKPIHAIYRFARTADDIADEGDADAATRLAQLQALRDELALIEAGQEPTTDLMQRLNREAIAPFQLPLKHFYDLLVAFEQDVTVTRYQNFSDLINYARHSANPVGRLLLALYGEDDPRSLAYSDGICTALQLINFWQDVGVDWEKGRLYIPLDDLVRFGVTEDDIAQKKVNFAFQRLLHHECERAHSLLKAGSPLGTVLKGRLGFELRMIILGGQRILHRIDENKYDVFNRRPTLNRKDWWHMIKRSFSKK from the coding sequence ATGTCGATCAATCATTACGAAAACTTTCCCGTCGGCTCTTTCATTCTGCCCAGACGCCTACGCAAACCCATTCACGCCATTTATCGCTTTGCCCGCACCGCCGACGACATTGCCGATGAAGGCGATGCCGACGCCGCTACTCGCTTGGCCCAGCTACAGGCCTTGCGTGACGAATTAGCCCTAATCGAAGCCGGCCAAGAGCCCACCACTGACTTAATGCAGCGCCTGAACCGTGAAGCGATTGCGCCCTTTCAACTGCCGCTGAAGCATTTCTACGACTTGCTGGTGGCGTTTGAGCAAGATGTCACCGTCACCCGCTACCAAAATTTCTCCGACCTCATTAACTACGCCCGTCATTCGGCCAATCCAGTGGGTCGCCTGCTGCTGGCCCTATATGGTGAGGACGACCCACGCTCCTTAGCCTACAGCGACGGCATCTGCACCGCCCTACAGCTGATTAACTTCTGGCAAGATGTTGGCGTCGACTGGGAAAAAGGCCGTTTATACATCCCGCTAGATGACCTAGTGCGCTTTGGCGTCACCGAAGACGACATCGCCCAGAAAAAAGTTAATTTTGCCTTTCAGCGTCTATTGCATCATGAATGTGAACGGGCGCACAGCCTACTTAAGGCTGGCTCACCGCTGGGCACCGTCTTAAAAGGCCGGCTCGGATTTGAGCTGCGCATGATCATTCTCGGCGGCCAGCGCATCCTGCACCGCATCGACGAAAACAAATATGATGTATTTAATCGCCGCCCCACTTTAAACCGCAAAGACTGGTGGCACATGATTAAGCGCAGCTTCAGCAAAAAATAA
- the dapE gene encoding succinyl-diaminopimelate desuccinylase — protein MNQTLELTKALIRAPSITPHDAGCQALLRQRLEAIGFQVDTMRFGDTDNFWATHGSGGPLFCFAGHTDVVPAGPLDEWRFDPFTPTEHDGYLYGRGSADMKTSIAAFVTACERFVAAHPDHPGRLALLITSDEEGDAHDGTQKVVAALQARGEHIDYCLVGEPTSSDTLGDTIKNGRRGSLSGALTIIGKQGHIAYPQLAQNPVHEFAAALLALTREVWDHGNEYFPATSMQISNLHAGTGASNVIPGSLNVAFNFRFSTESSVDQLKSRVHALLDAHGLNYRLDWSLSGLPFLTPAGRLTDVCRHAIAAHTGTQAQLSTTGGTSDGRFIKHIATELVELGPSNATIHQINESIRLADIPVLSDIYADIIQQLLFASALNET, from the coding sequence ATGAATCAAACCCTCGAACTAACGAAAGCTTTAATCCGTGCGCCCAGCATCACCCCTCATGATGCGGGCTGCCAAGCGCTATTGCGTCAACGCCTCGAAGCCATCGGCTTTCAGGTCGACACCATGCGCTTTGGCGACACCGACAATTTCTGGGCCACCCACGGCAGCGGCGGACCATTATTTTGCTTTGCCGGCCACACCGACGTGGTGCCAGCCGGACCACTCGATGAGTGGCGCTTTGATCCCTTCACTCCGACCGAACACGATGGCTATTTATATGGCCGCGGCAGCGCCGACATGAAAACCAGCATCGCCGCCTTCGTGACCGCTTGCGAACGCTTTGTCGCCGCCCATCCCGATCATCCAGGGCGACTCGCCCTATTGATCACGTCCGACGAAGAAGGCGACGCCCACGACGGCACTCAAAAAGTAGTCGCAGCGCTACAGGCGCGCGGCGAACACATCGACTATTGCCTCGTGGGTGAACCCACCAGCAGCGACACCTTAGGCGACACGATTAAAAACGGCCGGCGCGGCTCGCTTTCTGGCGCCTTAACCATCATCGGCAAGCAAGGCCACATCGCCTATCCGCAGCTGGCCCAAAACCCGGTGCATGAGTTTGCCGCGGCGCTGTTAGCCTTAACCCGCGAAGTATGGGACCACGGCAATGAGTATTTTCCCGCCACCAGCATGCAGATTTCCAACCTTCACGCCGGCACCGGCGCCAGCAATGTGATTCCCGGCAGCCTGAACGTAGCCTTTAACTTTCGCTTCAGCACCGAATCCAGCGTCGACCAACTCAAAAGCCGCGTGCACGCCTTACTCGACGCCCATGGCCTAAATTACCGCTTGGATTGGTCTTTATCAGGCCTACCGTTTTTAACTCCGGCAGGCCGCTTGACCGACGTGTGTCGCCACGCCATTGCGGCACACACCGGCACTCAAGCGCAATTATCGACAACGGGCGGGACTTCTGATGGCCGCTTCATCAAGCACATTGCTACCGAGCTAGTCGAACTGGGCCCGAGCAACGCCACCATTCACCAGATTAACGAATCCATACGGCTGGCTGACATCCCCGTATTGTCTGACATTTACGCAGACATCATCCAACAGCTGCTGTTCGCATCAGCCCTAAACGAAACCTAA